One Vitis vinifera cultivar Pinot Noir 40024 chromosome 15, ASM3070453v1 genomic window, TATTCAACAACTAAAACAGGTCTTTTGACTTCCccaaattatcttttaaatggATGAGATAATGCATCCTAGCATTTTACCATGTTTTCCCACACCAATATTAACACACTTGGATTGAAGAGCAAGAGagtgatgaatgaaattataaaactagTCAGTAGAATGAATTGCAATAGTAGTATGTAAGAGTTTCAGAATGTTGAAAAGGTcatgaacaaaaaatttattaaacaatgtAGCTAATCATCTTTGAAAACTATATAATAGTTGTTGAATTGTGAAACTTGAATCAATTTTGTTACGTTTCACTTGGGATGCTGGTGGTTGAACTCTCTGTTGAGTTTGTGGACATTGAGTTTGcccctattatatatttaacccttttatatTTTAGAGTTTTGTATTTTAGAGAGTGTAATGGCAATTGAGAGTTCTTTTCGAGAGCTTCACCATTGTACacattttttcctttgatttgtgGAATGTTGAGTATTGGTGCACTCCGTGAATGTAGAGATCACATTGATCACcgaataacattaatatcacatatttttctttattttctactcGAGTGTGTGGTTTTAATTAacaatatcataataataacaatataaaTTTTGCATAATTACTGTACATAATAATATAATCATCACATTtgtataatatttacataaaatactACTTAACTTGTATATACATAAATAATGGATgctatgataaaaaataaggaTGAGAATGgggtgaaattttttttcatacccAAGACGAGTTTGGGATAAatataaatgagtttgaaatggATTTGGGAGATTGCTTTTAAACCTAGGATAGGTTCCAAGTGGGTTTGggtaatgattttatttataaaaaaaatttaacatatataaaataaaaaaaaattatttttcatataaattataaacatttagaaatttagaatttatatttatatttaaaattttaaaggtaAAAACATTAAACTGGACAAGTACGTATAGAAATTTTCTGCACCTACGCCATGGGATGACACATTCAAACATACCCTCGCTAGTCATGAATTCCCAAAAATTTACATACAAAGTGACATGACCTAAGTCCTCATAAGAATATCTATCTAGACATAAAAATGGACTGAGCTTTTTGGAATAATCAGGGGaattttttatgaaacaaaCAACATTTTCGTTTTTATACTTTCCAAGATGGACACGTGTTGAGACCATAACAGAAGatattcatttttgttttgtatttcaatatttcaatcaataaaattaggaAATCACATTCCTTGGTCACCAAATTTTTAACAAATGTCTTTAGATAAAATAAcatttgtttttccttattatataatttaattagatTTTGATGAATTGTAACCATTAAGGAGGCAGGCAACTTCAGCAAGTAGTAGTAACAATTGCGATTATATTCACAATCAGACATCACACTATATATTTCAGCAAGTAGTAGTAACAATTGCGATTATATTCACAATCAGACATCACAACATTTGAATAGAAATCTATAGAAAAAAATCCATAGGAAATACAGCCTCTATGCCTGCACCAGCACCATATCTGAGTATGAATTGCCCTTCACGGATTACAGGGTGGTCAGCGTGCTGCAAAATCTGCAACATATGTGCCATCATGATCAATTAACATatagaaaatgaattaatttgtgaAATATATAAATCCTTACTATTTTCCACCCAAGCCAGTTTCCACATGGAATGCAGTAGATAGAAACCAAATCTACATGACTCAATTCAGGAAATGCACCAACATATTGACCATGAATCGGTTGATCGTATTCTCCATGCATCACACCGGTACTGCACACTTGAAACATCAGAAATCTTATAATTAAAACAGTCAACAACAATTGATTCTGATAGCATGGGAACCTTACACGTCGGGTTCAAAGAGGAGCTGAGTCATGGAAAATGGATAAAGATCCTACAAGAACagctaataaataaataaattaattaattaaaatcacaaatcatGTATATAATAGAAAAGAAACACTACCTGAATCAAATTGAGGTCAGAAGTAACGTAATGATGGCAACGGGTGCAGCGGAAGTAGCAAGGAGGTGGTGGGGCATCCAGAAAGGCTTGAAGAGCAATAAGCATACGTTCAGTTTCTGGTGGAAGCGCCATTGGAACTTGGAATATCAAAGGTTACCAGCTACTCTTCTTGACGGATCCTGCAGTATCATTCAGacaaattaagaaaagaaagaataatatTGAGGTTTCGAGATTGCAACTTTGATACAAGAGATTCCGGGTGAGAAAATGCCAGATATTTATGGAGAAGGCTTCGATGTAAAAGCTCCCAACAACTTAGTTCCAGGTGAAAAGGACGGCATGAAAGTGAGAACAGTTAAAACCAATTTAGTGTTGACaaacatatttttctctttttcttcttcttagttCTCAAAAACAGAAAAGCAGTTGACAAACAAACCCTATTCATTTACTTAAATTCTCCGTAAAGGTATTGTGTACACTTTATGTGCAACACAGAAATTGTCAAAGTGttctcatatttttaattatttatcaaaatattttaaaaaaaaaaacacatcaaTTCTTTTTTCACGCGAAAAGGCAATCtgattagaaaaaagaaattgacaACTTTCAAGTTAAATTGAGTTTCACATTCTTGACCAAGAAACTGAGAGCCAAACAGTTAAGATGTGTTAAGATATccgaaaaaagaaagaaaggattaGTTAATATAGTTGTACCTAATCGATGATGAACAAGACTCAGAAGAAATTACCGGCCGAATGCGTAATCAACGATACCCAAGCTATCAGATTCTTGAAAGCTACCAagcttgaatttaattttctggagaaagtgagagaaagtgagagagaAATGGTTATGAATCTTATATACAAAACAAAGCAAATGAACTGGATCTctacagaaagaaagaaagaaagaaagaaagaaagaaaagggttAGGAGAATTTTACCGGATTGATGACCAAAAGGACCAAGAAATTGCTGATGCGAAATCAACGACTTCCTAGTTATCAGATTCTTGAAAGCTAGCAAACTCGAATATAATTTTCTGGAGAAAGCTGAGACTGAAAGTGATAGAGAAACAGTtatgaaacaaagaaaatggacTACTTGAGATGGATCtccagagagagaaagaaagcaagaaagaaaaaaagaaaagagctATGAGAATTTTACCGGATTGATGACCAAAAAGACCAAGAAATTGCTGAACGTGAAATCAACGGTGCCCAAGCTATCAGATTCTTGAAAGCTACcaaacttgaatttaattttctggaGAATGTGATCGAGAGTGAGAGAGAAACAGTTATGAAGCTTATACAGGAAATAAAGCAAATGAACTTGAAATGGATCTcaacagaaagaaagaaagaaagaaagaaaggaaagcgTTAGGAGAATTTTTCCGGATTGATGACCAAAAAGACCTAGAAATTGTTGATGTGAAATCAACTACAGCAAAGTTATCAGATTCTTGAAAACT contains:
- the LOC109124007 gene encoding uncharacterized protein LOC109124007, whose translation is MALPPETERMLIALQAFLDAPPPPCYFRCTRCHHYVTSDLNLIQDLYPFSMTQLLFEPDVTGVMHGEYDQPIHGQYVGAFPELSHVDLVSIYCIPCGNWLGWKIILQHADHPVIREGQFILRYGAGAGIEAVFPMDFFL